TAATCAACTTCACCTTCATACAACTCTTTCAAAAATTCAATTTCTTTTTTCTTTAAATTTAATGGCATATAATACAATTTCTTAATTATTTCTTGTGCTTTTTCAAGCTTCTTTTTATTTAAGTAAGGAGCTCCATAAGGTGTATGTGTATCCATAAGATGTATAAATCCAAAATACTTATTTTCTTTAGAAATTTCAATATTTTTAAAAGTATTTAAAATTTCTTCTATTCTTACTTTAGTTTCAAATGATGTATTCCTGATATTAAAATCATTTTTTGTTATTTTAAACGCTATAGGTTTATAGAATTTATTATATACAAGCTTTATTAAAGATTTTAATTTTTTATAATCATTTAAATATTTAATAATTTCATTTTTTTTATTATTATTTTCTTTTTTTAATCTCATTATTTCACTTTCACTTTTTTCAAAAAAATCGTTAAAATATCCTTTATTAATATAATAACCAAAAGCTCTTGAAGTCACTGTATTCCCTGTAATAAATATATCTAAATATTCTAGTTGATTAGCTATTTTTGGTAAAAATGTATATAAGCTTTTCATTATTTTAGAATTTTTTATAATCTGAAATGGGTAGGTACCTGTTAATATAGATGGAACAGCAAAAAATGTATTTGGAGCTACTGAATAAGCATTATTGATAGAAAGGTCTACTTTCTTTGAAAATTCCATTTTATCGAAATAATCTTTTCTTAAACAGTCGGTAATTATTAAAA
Above is a genomic segment from Marinitoga sp. 38H-ov containing:
- a CDS encoding sulfatase-like hydrolase/transferase, whose product is MNKNIFLIITDCLRKDYFDKMEFSKKVDLSINNAYSVAPNTFFAVPSILTGTYPFQIIKNSKIMKSLYTFLPKIANQLEYLDIFITGNTVTSRAFGYYINKGYFNDFFEKSESEIMRLKKENNNKKNEIIKYLNDYKKLKSLIKLVYNKFYKPIAFKITKNDFNIRNTSFETKVRIEEILNTFKNIEISKENKYFGFIHLMDTHTPYGAPYLNKKKLEKAQEIIKKLYYMPLNLKKKEIEFLKELYEGEVDYLDKNLEILINEIDKKFNLENSLVVVVSDHGEAFGENGIFEHPGNGLIEEILHVPLSFIGKNANKIKIDDKGIFSTRRIHEIISRYLFGEENIFIESSREEIAFGYKRIGSSVIDSVYEITNIAKINNKKIEVYDYSKESEIQNDINDKLILERKIYLKNKISRNLYGYKLPK